The Pseudomonadota bacterium region ACGCTGATCTACGAACCGATCGAACAACCGCGACCAGAACGCTACACCCGCCGCCCTGACGGCTCAGGCGCCAGCACTTGATTCTGCTGGCAGGCACGACGACAACCACCACACGAGGCAGTCATGACTGACCATTCGAGCCCGACGCCGCCCGCCGGCGGCGCGCGCATCACCATCGTCGACGGCACCCTATCCGTGCCGGACAACCCAATCGTCCCCTTCATCGAAGGCGATGGCACCGGCCCCGACATCTGGCGAGCCACCGTGCGCGTGCTCGATGAGGCTGTGAAGGCGGCCTACGGCGAATCGCGCCAGATACACTGGATGGAGATCCTGGCCGGCGAGAAAGCCTTCAACCAAACCGGCAGCTGGCTGCCTGAGGCGACCGTGGAGGCCTGCCGCGAGTACCTGGTGTCGATCAAGGGCCCCCTGACCACACCGGTCGGCGGTGGAATCCGCTCGTTGAACGTGGCCCTACGTCAGCTACTCGACCTCTACGTTTGCCTGCGCCCCGTGCGCTGGTTCGAGGGCGTACCCTCGCCCGTGCGTGCCCCGCAGGAAGTGGACATGGTCATCTTCCGCGAGAACACGGAGGACATTTACGCCGGGATCGAGTTCGAGGCAGGGAGCGACACAAACCAGAAGTTCCTCGCGATGCTGAAGGAACACTTCCCGCGCGAGTTTGGCAAGATCCGCTTCCCCGAGAAGGTCGGCATCGGCATCAAGCCGGTCTCACCCCAGGGCACGGGTCGCCTGGTGCGCGCTGCGATCCAGTACGCCATCGCCAACAAGCGCAAGAGCGTCACCTTCGTGCACAAAGGCAATATCATGAAGTTCACGGAAGGGGCATTCCGGAACTGGGGCTACGAGTTGGCCGAGAAAGAGTTCCCGCAGGAGACCTACACGTGGAGTCAGTGGGAGCGCACGCTGCAGGAGAAGGGTCAACCGGCAGCTAACGATGAGCAGGATGCTGCTCTGACCGACGGGCGCATTTTGGTCAAGGACGCGATCGCCGACATCACCTTGCAACAGGTGCTTACGCGCCCACGCGAGTTCGACGTCATCGCCACGCTCAACCTCAACGGCGACTACCTGTCGGACGCCCTGGCCGCGCAGGTGGGCGGCATCGGCATCGCGCCAGGGGGCAACATCAACTACGACACGGGCCACGCCGTGTTCGAGGCCACCCATGGCACGGCGCCGAAGTACGCGAACCAGGATAAGGTCAACCCCGGGTCTTTGGTGCTCTCCGGAGAGATGATGCTGCGCTACATGGGCTGGACCGAGGCGGCCGACCGCATCATCGCGGCCATGGACGCCACCATCGCCAGCGGCTCAGTGACCTACGACTTCGCCCGATTGATGGAGGGAGCGAAAGAGGTCAAGTGCAGCGCGTTTGCCGACTGCTTGATCGAGAAACTCTGAGCAACCTCGCGATAAGCTAGTCCTAATCAGGGGATTACCTGGCTCGACCCCTTGAAATCTGAGCGGGGCGTGGTAGAACTACGCCCCGCTCGGCGGCCGCAATCCGAAGGCCCGTCGGAGCTGCCCACCCCCGGCAGCTTCCCACGCCCCCGCTGCTGCGAGCTCGCATGAACTTCAACCGCTCCCGGCCCACGCCTCGCCGCGTGGTGTCCGCCGGCGAGTGTAGACGTACGTAGAGAACAAGCGAAACCGAACCCTATTGGAGCGGCTGGCGATGATTGAGACAGAGCAGCTAACCAAACGCTACGGCGACCTGACG contains the following coding sequences:
- the icd gene encoding NADP-dependent isocitrate dehydrogenase, with product MTDHSSPTPPAGGARITIVDGTLSVPDNPIVPFIEGDGTGPDIWRATVRVLDEAVKAAYGESRQIHWMEILAGEKAFNQTGSWLPEATVEACREYLVSIKGPLTTPVGGGIRSLNVALRQLLDLYVCLRPVRWFEGVPSPVRAPQEVDMVIFRENTEDIYAGIEFEAGSDTNQKFLAMLKEHFPREFGKIRFPEKVGIGIKPVSPQGTGRLVRAAIQYAIANKRKSVTFVHKGNIMKFTEGAFRNWGYELAEKEFPQETYTWSQWERTLQEKGQPAANDEQDAALTDGRILVKDAIADITLQQVLTRPREFDVIATLNLNGDYLSDALAAQVGGIGIAPGGNINYDTGHAVFEATHGTAPKYANQDKVNPGSLVLSGEMMLRYMGWTEAADRIIAAMDATIASGSVTYDFARLMEGAKEVKCSAFADCLIEKL